In Phoenix dactylifera cultivar Barhee BC4 unplaced genomic scaffold, palm_55x_up_171113_PBpolish2nd_filt_p 000652F, whole genome shotgun sequence, a single genomic region encodes these proteins:
- the LOC120106826 gene encoding uncharacterized protein LOC120106826, producing MLAPPAFQGTTESFEADNWLTEMEKAFAVLRCRDDEKLLFASYMLQGEAFNWWQMLEHKFEHDGEPLNWDKFRKAFYDKYFPRSVKPQKEQEFIHLKQRGMTVAEYEAKFTELAKFVLKLVEDEQDRVHKFEMGLKTEIRKQVVPYEFTTYAAVVNKALIIEREVNEAFAERERNQKKRNRPVEFKGGNKNFKNPAQKPNKDRNLKNESGKCSRCGVVTGTIPVSDIYAYVLFDPGATHSFISSNFVKTHDILCESMTTKFYVETPVGDRELPVDLIVLDMRDFDVILGMNWLATYHASVDCHDKRVNFQIPGKPTFSFCGNQGTAFPHIISALQAGRMLRKGCTGYLASVIDIQQDELKIEDIPIVNEFSDVFSKELSGLPPDREIEFTIDLVPGSGPISKAPYRMAPAELKELKDQLQDLLDKGFIRPSVSP from the exons ATGCTGGCTCCTCCAGCTTTTCAGGGGACTACAGAATCTTTCGAAGCAGACAATTGGCTTACAGAAATGGAAAAGGCATTTGCTGTCTTAAGATGCCGGGACGATGAAAAACTTCTGTTTGCATCATACATGTTGCAGGGAGAAGCATTTAATTGGTGGCAGATGTTGGAGCATAAATTTGAGCATGATGGGGAACCTCTCAATTGGGATAAATTTCGAAAAGCATTCTATGATAAATATTTTCCTCGGAGTGTAAAGCCACAGAAGGAACAAGAATTTATCCATTTGAAGCAAAGGGGCATGACAGTGGCCGAATATGAAGCCAAATTCACAGAACTAGCCAAATTTGTTCTGAAATTGGTAGAGGATGAGCAAGACCGAGTGCACAAGTTTGAGATGGGATTGAAGACTGAAATTAGGAAGCAAGTGGTACCCTATGAGTTTACTACCTACGCAGCTGTGGTGAATAAAGCTTTAATCATTGAAAGGGAAGTCAACGAAGCTTTTGCTgaaagggaaagaaatcaaaagaaaagaaacagaccTGTTGAATTTAAAGGGGGaaacaagaatttcaaaaatccaGCTCAGAAGCCAAATAAAGATAGAAATCTCAAAAATGAGAGTGGGAAGTGTTCAAGATGTGGCG TGGTGACAGGTACTATTCCTGTATCTGATATTTATGCTTATGTCTTATTTGATCCTGGTGCCACACATTCATTCATATCCTCAAACTTTGTCAAAACACATGACATATTGTGTGAATCCATGACCACTAAGTTCTATGTGGAGACACCAGTAGGCG ATAGGGAATTACCTGTGGATCTGATTGTACTTGATATGCGGGATTTTGATGTCATTCTGGGGATGAATTGGCTTGCTACCTATCATGCCTCAGTAGACTGTCATGACAAGAGGGTAAACTTCCAAATTCCGGGAAAACCGACATTCAGTTTCTGTGGGAACCAGGGAACTGCTTTTCCTCATATTATTTCGGCTTTGCAAGCTGGACGAATGTTAAGGAAAGGATGCACAGGTTATCTGGCCTCAGTAATTGATATACAACAAGATGAACTAAAAATAGAGGATATTCCTATAGTGAATGAATTTTCGGATGTCTTTTCCAAGGAGTTATCAGGattgccaccggacagagaaattgAATTCACTATTGATCTTGTACCTGGTTCAGGTCCGATTTCTAAAGCTCCTTATCGAATGGCCCCAGCTGAATTAAAAGAATTGAAAGATCAGTTGCAAGATTTACTGGACAAGGGTTTTATACGACCTAGTGTGTCACCTTAG